The proteins below are encoded in one region of Leptospira sp. WS4.C2:
- a CDS encoding aconitate hydratase yields MAFDIEMIAARYSKMEAAITQARKVVGRPLTLTEKILYNHLWDGNPTKSFGRGVDYVDFAPDRVAMQDATAQMALLQFMQAGRKKVAVPSTVHCDHLITAKDESGVDLGVAVKENKEVYDFLSSVSNKYGIGFWKPGAGIIHQVVLENYAFPGGMMIGTDSHTVNAGGLGMVAIGVGGADACDVMAGLAWELKWPKAIGVKLTGKLNGWTSAKDVILKVAGILTVKGGTGAIVEYFGPGAEALSCTGKGTICNMGAEIGATTSTFGYDESMERYLRSTNRSDVADLANKYKAHLTADPEVYAEPSKYFDQVIEIDLNTLEPYVNGPFTPDLATPISKMKEEAIKNGWPLKVEVGLIGSCTNSSYEDISRAASLAKQVAAKGLKTKAEFTITPGSELVRYTIQRDGFIDSFHKIGAKVFSNACGPCIGMWSRVGADKKEKNTIVHSFNRNFQARQDGNPNTYAFVASPEITTALAIAGDLGFNPLTDTLTNEKGEQVKLDPPTGEELPSKGFAVEDAGFEAPAADGSGVQVIVDPASTRLQLLAPFKAWEGTDLKGLKLLIKAKGKCTTDHISMAGPWLKFRGHLDNISNNLLIGATNIFNSKTNEVKNQLTGNYEPVPQTQRAYKAQGIGSIVVGDENYGEGSSREHAAMEPRHLGVRAVLVKSFARIHETNLKKQGMLALTFANKEDYDKIQEDDVIDIVGLTSFAEGKPLTLVFNHKDGKKDEIPVNHTYNAQQIEWFKAGAALNLMKA; encoded by the coding sequence ATGGCATTTGATATAGAAATGATTGCGGCACGTTATTCCAAAATGGAAGCGGCCATCACACAAGCCAGGAAGGTAGTGGGTCGGCCCCTCACACTCACAGAGAAGATTTTATACAACCACCTTTGGGACGGAAATCCAACGAAGAGTTTTGGTCGAGGTGTCGACTATGTAGATTTTGCACCAGACCGAGTGGCCATGCAAGACGCAACAGCGCAAATGGCGCTTCTTCAATTTATGCAAGCGGGTCGTAAAAAGGTAGCGGTTCCCTCCACCGTTCACTGTGACCACTTAATCACCGCAAAAGACGAATCCGGTGTGGATCTCGGTGTTGCTGTTAAAGAAAACAAAGAAGTATATGATTTTTTATCCTCCGTTTCTAATAAATATGGAATCGGTTTTTGGAAACCAGGTGCTGGTATCATCCACCAAGTCGTTTTAGAAAACTATGCCTTCCCAGGTGGAATGATGATCGGAACAGATTCGCACACAGTGAATGCTGGTGGTCTTGGGATGGTCGCAATTGGTGTCGGTGGAGCTGACGCTTGTGATGTGATGGCAGGTCTTGCCTGGGAACTCAAATGGCCAAAGGCCATCGGTGTGAAACTCACAGGAAAACTGAATGGTTGGACTTCCGCAAAAGATGTAATCTTAAAAGTAGCAGGGATTCTTACTGTCAAAGGGGGAACTGGTGCCATCGTAGAATACTTTGGCCCAGGGGCCGAAGCTCTTTCTTGTACAGGAAAAGGAACCATCTGTAACATGGGTGCTGAAATTGGGGCAACCACTTCCACATTCGGTTACGATGAATCTATGGAAAGATACTTAAGATCCACTAACAGAAGTGATGTGGCTGATCTTGCTAACAAATACAAAGCTCATCTTACTGCGGATCCAGAAGTGTATGCAGAACCATCCAAGTATTTTGACCAAGTGATTGAAATTGATCTCAATACTTTAGAGCCATATGTAAACGGTCCTTTCACTCCTGACCTTGCGACTCCTATTTCTAAAATGAAAGAAGAAGCGATAAAGAATGGTTGGCCTCTCAAAGTAGAAGTTGGTCTTATCGGTTCTTGCACCAACTCTTCTTATGAAGATATTTCAAGAGCTGCTTCTCTTGCCAAACAAGTCGCCGCAAAAGGTTTAAAAACCAAAGCAGAGTTTACCATCACACCTGGATCGGAACTCGTTCGTTACACCATCCAAAGAGACGGATTCATTGATTCCTTCCATAAAATTGGAGCCAAAGTGTTTTCGAATGCTTGTGGACCTTGTATTGGAATGTGGTCTCGTGTGGGTGCGGATAAAAAAGAAAAGAACACCATTGTCCACTCCTTCAACAGAAACTTCCAAGCTCGCCAAGACGGAAACCCAAACACCTATGCATTTGTGGCATCTCCTGAAATCACAACGGCACTGGCCATTGCGGGGGACTTAGGATTCAATCCACTCACAGACACTCTCACCAATGAAAAAGGGGAACAAGTCAAATTGGATCCACCTACAGGGGAAGAACTCCCTAGCAAAGGTTTTGCGGTAGAGGATGCGGGTTTTGAGGCTCCAGCAGCAGATGGTTCCGGTGTACAAGTGATTGTGGATCCAGCTTCCACAAGACTCCAACTTCTTGCTCCTTTCAAAGCATGGGAAGGAACTGATCTCAAAGGTCTGAAACTACTCATCAAAGCCAAAGGAAAATGTACTACAGATCATATCTCTATGGCAGGTCCATGGCTAAAATTTCGTGGTCACTTGGACAATATTTCCAACAACTTACTAATCGGTGCGACTAACATCTTCAATAGCAAAACCAATGAGGTGAAAAACCAACTCACTGGAAACTATGAACCGGTTCCGCAAACCCAAAGAGCTTACAAAGCCCAAGGGATTGGATCGATTGTGGTTGGGGATGAAAACTATGGGGAAGGTTCGTCTCGTGAACATGCAGCCATGGAACCAAGGCATTTAGGTGTAAGAGCTGTTCTTGTAAAATCGTTTGCTCGGATTCACGAAACAAACTTAAAAAAACAAGGGATGTTAGCTCTTACTTTTGCAAACAAAGAAGATTACGATAAAATCCAAGAAGACGATGTGATTGATATTGTAGGACTCACAAGTTTTGCAGAAGGAAAACCTCTGACACTTGTATTCAACCATAAGGATGGCAAAAAGGATGAAATCCCAGTAAACCATACTTATAACGCACAACAAATCGAATGGTTCAAAGCAGGTGCTGCTTTGAATTTAATGAAAGCATAG
- a CDS encoding FlgO family outer membrane protein yields the protein MNMLLHSGWNLHFKNLVLLFFLLTTSACYLGEERESKPKKPSIPPLEQLAISLSEKGFYFQPQRLVVLTFLDNEGKKSPYGEILAEKLTTELVKKDRFQILDRLANQKVLKEAGLGLDSSTDTATLRKIGDVLKLDVIITGIVTPYQDGVFVNTRLIEIKSGLILKADEVYVRIDG from the coding sequence ATGAATATGTTACTTCACTCGGGATGGAACTTGCATTTTAAAAATTTAGTTTTATTGTTTTTTTTGTTAACCACTAGCGCTTGTTATTTGGGAGAGGAAAGAGAATCCAAACCAAAAAAACCTTCGATCCCACCTCTGGAACAACTAGCCATATCCCTTTCTGAAAAAGGATTCTACTTTCAACCGCAAAGACTTGTTGTTTTGACATTTTTAGATAATGAAGGCAAAAAAAGTCCGTATGGCGAAATCCTGGCGGAAAAATTGACCACAGAACTGGTAAAAAAAGATCGATTCCAGATTTTAGACCGCCTGGCCAATCAAAAAGTTTTAAAAGAAGCAGGCCTTGGTTTGGACTCTTCAACAGACACCGCCACCTTGCGGAAAATAGGTGATGTTTTGAAACTAGATGTTATCATTACGGGAATTGTGACTCCATACCAAGACGGCGTTTTTGTCAACACCAGGCTTATCGAAATCAAGTCGGGCCTTATCCTCAAAGCCGACGAAGTTTATGTCCGCATCGACGGTTAG
- the queA gene encoding tRNA preQ1(34) S-adenosylmethionine ribosyltransferase-isomerase QueA, with product MDFLQDYDFQLPDEQIAKFPLENRDESRLLVVDKIQSKFWEAPLFRDITALIRPGDVFVYNETKVSYRRVYLQVESGRIHESIFLEPEDNTNQLWLCILKNRAKLKLGEELYPVGFKNFQFSYQGSKEELSLLRSENPLSDSEFEIFGNIPIPPYLKRNVTEEDKVRYQTIFASRSGSVAAPTAGLHFTENLKEELRRMGAEFLPVELQIGYGTFRPLTAEQWQTKTLHREKYSVSLATATKLNDARKEGRRIISVGTTTLRVLESVFDSQLKKYKVGASQTDIFLSPGDNIQSVQGLITNFHLPKSSLLLLVSAFANTRLVMSAYQYALKNGFRFYSYGDSMFLF from the coding sequence ATGGATTTTTTACAGGATTATGATTTCCAGCTTCCGGACGAACAGATTGCCAAATTTCCATTAGAAAATCGGGATGAGTCTCGGCTTTTGGTGGTGGATAAAATCCAATCCAAATTTTGGGAAGCCCCTTTATTTCGCGATATTACTGCCCTGATACGTCCCGGTGATGTTTTTGTTTATAATGAGACAAAAGTATCCTACCGCCGAGTGTATTTACAGGTGGAATCAGGTCGTATCCATGAGTCGATTTTTTTGGAGCCAGAGGACAACACCAACCAACTCTGGTTATGTATCTTAAAAAATAGAGCCAAGTTGAAGTTAGGTGAAGAACTATATCCTGTTGGTTTCAAAAATTTCCAGTTTTCGTACCAGGGTTCGAAAGAAGAACTCTCCCTTCTTAGATCTGAGAATCCCTTATCTGATTCTGAATTCGAAATTTTTGGAAACATTCCAATCCCTCCCTACCTCAAAAGAAATGTTACCGAGGAAGACAAGGTTAGATACCAAACCATTTTTGCCAGTCGTTCTGGATCAGTGGCAGCCCCAACGGCAGGACTCCATTTTACAGAAAATCTGAAAGAGGAATTACGAAGAATGGGTGCTGAATTTTTGCCCGTTGAATTACAAATTGGTTATGGGACATTTCGTCCTCTAACCGCCGAACAATGGCAGACTAAAACTTTACACAGGGAGAAATACTCAGTTTCCTTAGCCACCGCAACAAAGTTAAACGATGCAAGGAAGGAAGGCAGGCGAATCATTTCTGTGGGAACGACCACTCTCAGGGTCTTAGAATCTGTATTTGATTCTCAATTGAAGAAATATAAGGTAGGAGCAAGTCAAACTGACATCTTTTTGTCGCCCGGTGACAATATCCAATCAGTACAAGGACTGATCACAAACTTTCATTTACCAAAATCCAGTCTCTTACTCCTTGTAAGTGCCTTTGCCAATACTCGACTTGTGATGAGTGCTTATCAATATGCATTGAAGAACGGTTTTCGTTTTTATTCTTACGGTGATTCAATGTTTCTATTTTAA
- a CDS encoding glycosyltransferase family 87 protein, which translates to MWKFLETLEKRGKWILSILLAVLLVLSVSRSKQKSDFLDYYHAAERWSTGENLYRFDVAFELQTKIKTIEDLFQPENLHLLTALQNETATYIYPPLFSFLLIPFTILSESHAALTFELFSWISLLVILYLIFQNKELTNPKSKYPFLILLGTLVFNFRFLESHIQNNQVGLLLILLVLVSLNTRSQVMSGILLALAVSIKITPLVFLFVFVYEKQYRRILWFLIGISLWNALPLLYNWNYTIQMTNEWLTEILGNAFSNPLLRSWKNNQSLSSTLAKYFVSGADMINQPNYGMPFFNLPLFGLKIIQLFFMILFGIPLLLLWRKENKKWEIISLLFLVSALFSGISWIHSFIICLVPIYFILNQIANIENNKKEMYILLFILSLPLLAHRTFVGSQAEAALSMFSLLFYTTSLLYFYIVRFALHETKNRN; encoded by the coding sequence ATGTGGAAATTTTTAGAAACCCTTGAGAAACGCGGAAAATGGATTTTGAGCATTCTGCTCGCAGTTCTGCTAGTCCTTTCTGTTTCTAGATCCAAACAAAAATCGGATTTTTTGGATTACTATCATGCGGCCGAACGTTGGTCGACAGGTGAAAATCTCTACCGGTTTGATGTGGCCTTTGAACTCCAAACCAAGATCAAAACGATAGAAGATCTTTTCCAACCAGAAAATCTCCACCTACTCACAGCCCTACAGAACGAAACGGCTACCTATATTTACCCCCCCTTGTTTTCCTTTTTACTGATTCCTTTCACCATTTTATCGGAATCACACGCAGCTCTTACTTTTGAACTATTTAGTTGGATTTCTTTACTCGTAATCCTTTACCTTATCTTCCAAAATAAGGAACTAACCAACCCTAAGTCGAAATATCCGTTTTTAATCTTACTTGGAACCCTGGTTTTCAACTTCCGTTTTTTAGAAAGTCATATTCAAAATAACCAAGTGGGCCTTCTTCTCATATTACTTGTGTTAGTATCCTTAAACACAAGATCACAGGTTATGAGTGGTATCCTTCTGGCACTGGCAGTAAGCATCAAAATCACACCCCTAGTATTTCTTTTTGTATTTGTTTACGAAAAACAATACAGACGGATCCTCTGGTTTCTGATTGGAATCAGTCTTTGGAATGCCCTTCCTCTTCTCTACAATTGGAATTACACAATTCAGATGACAAACGAATGGCTAACTGAAATTTTAGGAAATGCTTTTAGTAATCCACTTCTTCGTTCTTGGAAAAATAACCAGTCTTTAAGTTCCACCTTAGCAAAGTATTTTGTTTCTGGTGCAGATATGATCAACCAACCAAACTACGGAATGCCTTTTTTTAATCTTCCGCTTTTTGGTTTAAAAATCATCCAATTGTTTTTTATGATTTTATTTGGGATTCCTCTTTTACTCCTGTGGAGGAAAGAAAACAAAAAATGGGAAATCATTTCCTTGTTATTTTTAGTTTCCGCACTTTTTAGTGGGATTAGTTGGATTCACAGTTTTATCATTTGTTTGGTTCCAATCTATTTTATATTGAATCAAATAGCTAATATAGAAAACAATAAAAAGGAAATGTACATTTTACTCTTTATTTTGAGTTTACCGCTATTAGCCCATAGAACTTTTGTTGGATCTCAAGCAGAAGCAGCACTCTCAATGTTTTCGCTTTTATTTTACACAACCAGTCTTTTGTATTTTTATATAGTTAGGTTTGCATTACATGAAACAAAAAATCGGAATTGA
- a CDS encoding glycosyltransferase family 4 protein gives MTGNSRYLAEVLKVILPKHKEKQFFLYTNKPIHSVFNDLLGQNTKVVLEPKNIPGPLYLNFILPRRLKRDGIEVFWGTIQMLPFFKLPIPSYVNYHDLNFISAPETMAKWNYWQHKLLSPITMKNADKIFCLSKNTKEEISLFRPGYEKKCLVVYPGVSKQKTTKVKTNFPKDFFLTVGTLEPRKNINRLVDAFLIFKTKHPMDKHSLIIMGRRGWGEEGEFLYQKLKDPEIQKSGIQLIEKPDDATLAEAFKQCKVFFFPSLHEGFGLPLLEAMLENKRCVASDIPVFKEILSDKCDIYVPPKDTTVWTRSFELMSGPKKSRSPKFPAKQWTWEETANKIEEVLFQ, from the coding sequence ATGACAGGGAACTCAAGATACCTAGCAGAAGTTCTAAAAGTCATTCTACCTAAACATAAAGAGAAACAATTTTTTCTATATACCAATAAACCGATTCACTCAGTTTTCAATGATTTATTAGGGCAAAATACAAAAGTAGTTCTCGAACCAAAAAATATTCCAGGGCCCTTATATTTAAATTTCATCTTACCAAGACGTTTAAAACGAGATGGGATTGAAGTTTTTTGGGGTACCATACAAATGTTACCTTTTTTCAAACTTCCAATTCCAAGTTATGTAAACTACCATGATCTCAATTTTATATCTGCACCAGAAACGATGGCGAAGTGGAACTATTGGCAACATAAACTGTTATCACCGATCACGATGAAAAATGCCGACAAAATTTTTTGTTTATCTAAAAACACAAAGGAAGAAATCTCTTTGTTTCGACCGGGATACGAAAAAAAATGCTTAGTAGTTTATCCCGGTGTATCCAAACAAAAAACAACCAAAGTCAAAACCAATTTTCCTAAAGATTTTTTTCTTACAGTGGGGACTTTAGAACCAAGGAAGAATATCAACCGTCTGGTAGATGCATTTTTAATTTTCAAAACAAAACACCCAATGGACAAACATTCGCTCATCATTATGGGGCGACGTGGATGGGGCGAAGAAGGTGAGTTTTTATACCAAAAACTAAAGGATCCCGAAATCCAAAAATCAGGCATTCAATTGATTGAAAAACCGGATGATGCCACACTAGCCGAAGCATTTAAACAATGTAAGGTGTTCTTCTTCCCTTCTTTACATGAAGGGTTTGGGCTTCCGCTATTAGAAGCTATGTTGGAAAACAAACGTTGTGTCGCTTCTGATATTCCCGTATTTAAAGAAATTTTATCTGACAAATGTGATATCTATGTTCCCCCAAAAGATACCACTGTTTGGACCCGTAGTTTTGAATTGATGTCGGGACCCAAAAAATCTAGGTCTCCAAAATTTCCCGCCAAACAATGGACATGGGAAGAAACAGCAAATAAAATAGAAGAGGTACTCTTTCAATGA